TCAGTCTTCGGCCATGACTGATGTGTTTGTCCTCCCAGCGGGTAGACTGGCGGCTGCGGTCTGTCGGCTCTGCCATGGGAAGTTCTCTCCACGAAGCCTGCGGCACGCCTTCAACAAGTGGCCTCAGGACTCCACGGATATCGTTGACAATGAGTCAGACTCCGCGGCCCAGTCTCCCCTTTTATTCCACACAGACTTCCAGAGACTGGTTGGGGTCCAGTTGGACCGTGACCCCCGATTATCAGAGTTTATCTGCAAGAAATGCCACTCCAAGTTCTACAAGTGCCACAGCATCCTGATCAGGTTTCTGCAGAGAGTCAACATCCCACCAGTTGGGAAGGAGAACCTAAAAAGCTGGTGCGTCCAAGAAAAAATGAACCAGAGTGTGTCTTTAAAAGTGTGTACTCATTGCACGGTTCTCAATTGTTCAGGCAGATAATCTACAAATgttttatatacaaaaaaaatgtttttttctatttcaggAAGAAATGTCCCGATGCCTCCGTAAACCATGGCTCAACACGtaaataaaagcatttcttcttctctgcctgTGGCCTGACCCTTTGAGACGACATCCTGTGATATGAGCCTCTAATTAGCTATATAAACATTGAATAAGCTGCAGCCGTGAGCTACGGCGAGCAGAAGGCTAAACTACTTTCCTCTCCCACCGCTGCCGGCCTGTCTCGGTCCAGACGGCTGCAGCAGGCCGTCCTGCGGCTTCGGCCTCTGGTGCTCGTAGCCGGCTAAGGCTGCCATCCAAACCTGTGTGAGAGGAAACCACTCTCACACAGGTTTGCCACTGTTCATGCTAGGCTATAGGCTAGACCAGGCAGCAGACCAGCTCTCCTCACCGTTTTCACAGCAAATAGCCACTGgacaatatacatttttacataattttgttcctctatgtactgtatatagatgGATGGCAATAACGTCTATCTTATGTAATAGTTTAGCCTTGAATTAGCTGCAGCCCTGAGCCTTTGGCTAAGGGAAACAGAACTATCACTGAAGGAACAGACCAGCCAATaggtatgctctctctctctctctgggactGGCCAACGTCTCCTGTCACAGGATAGACGTTCTACATCCGGAAAACAGATCCAATAAGGAAATGCAGACGTTTTGTTAGACAACCACTTCAATTGCAATATGCTGAAAAATGAtaagtaattaattaatgatTATACACACAGTATTTGGACATTTAGACCTTCTGTGGTTCTCTTTCAGCATTACAGTCCTTTACCTCAGACCGTAAGTGCCTCCACAGCCTGGTGTCCTGGGCTCACCACCACGGAGAGGCCTGCCGCTCCTGTCCCAACCTAAAGGACGTGCTGGAGGGCCAGTGCTGGGGCTCCGTGAAGGCTGTTTGGGGCTGCGTGGATGGTCACAGGTATGTCATGGATTCTCAGTGCACAACCGCTACCAACCCAGGGTACCTGCTGAACTTCAGCGGTGGAGCATTAGGGAGTGGCAATGGTGATGGAATGATgtcagaggaggaagatgaagaagaagaagagcagcCCAGCAGGAATGGAAGGACCCCAGCAGGAAGTATAGGTTCTCTGGCTCCACACAGTCCATCTGCAGTTCCAGTGCAGACTCCGAGCTCAGCGCTGGCTGACTGGACCAGCAACACTGAAGGTGAGACTCTTTATAGATTATGATATCCTGAGGTGGTGTGAGGCAGCATCATCTGTACATAGTGGTTGTGTTGGCCACTGAAACCACTGGTACTCACATGTCAATTCTCAAAAAGTGATCTTCTCTATTTGTAAGCCATCAGCAGTCATATTCATAGCATCCTAAGAATAGGAACATGCGTTAACAACCAAACATCCCAAACACAAACCTGCTGGTATTTATGCTAGAGACATTAAGAACCTACTCTGGTTttgacagaccttcctccacagctcagcggaggagggtctggataGGCCACACAACATTCCTGGGGCACATTCAATCTCAAAACGCTGTGCACCGTTTTGCTACGGTTTCCTGGTTGAAAGACATGTTTCCTCAGAACAGTGTGAAACGGTGTTCAACAGCTTTGAGTTCAGTTTTCTCTCACTTGAATCAATTGTTTTTGCCTTCATTACTTGCTTGTGTAATGTTAGCCGTCATCTGCAGCTATTGTTATCTTCTCATGGGGTCTTATCTAAGATCCGCTCTGGTCTAATGGACGATCGTTGCACAACAACCAATCAGCATGGGTAAGGGTTGTTAGTACCCATTGATAAGGATTTagtttattattagtatttggCTGAAAACAAGGTACCACTTGTCATCTGTTCTAAATGTCACATTCTACATAAAGCCCAGAGTTTACATATccaaacacaaaatcaaaagtGTCTAATGACTAACAGTATTATTCATTTTGTGTACCCTCACGTCTGGCTTGTGTGTCCCCTGCATTAGATTTGACAGGTCATGAGGTGGCGTTGTCTCCGGCTCAGGCCCAGCTGGAGGACAGGGCTGCTGACAGCGATCTGTCTGACAGGTTAGTCCCACTGTTTCTGGCTTTCCTCTTGTCTTATAACCACCAAGTTTTGGGGTGCTTCTCAGCTAGAGttgttccgataccagtattaAAAATGCCTCCGATGCGACGAAAAATCGCTGATATTGGCAAGTACACATAAACAATCTATGCATAAATCCAATACCACATAATTTAATCAGTGAATTACTCTCCTTTACTTTGTGTGAAGAGTCACAGCTCTTAGTCAATCAGatagatttgtatttttaatatctCAGTCTCTacttttaaagtagtttatctTTGGTTTTTTCCATTGTGACTGACCGACTTTGCACTGGATCGGTACTACTCCGTATTGGGCAATACGCAATATCAGGTATATATCAGTATCGGGAAGGAAACAAATGGTATTGGAATGTCTCTACTTCTCTGCTTTAAAAGTGATTAGATTAAGATTGATAAAAGGCCATAACATTTacaagaaaagtgtgtgtgtgtgtgtgtgtgtgtgtgtgtgtgtgtgtgtgtgtgtgtgtgtggttgtgtgtgtgtgtgtgtgtgtgtgtgtgtgtgtgtgtgtgtgtgtagggtcaTCTCGGAGGATGACTTTGAGGAGAGTAAAAAAGGATTATCAGACGACGATCTGTTCGAGCCGTACTCAGACAAGAGGTGGGTACAGATATTCTTCAGATTTTTCAAAAACCGCAAAGATGAAAATGAGTTGTGACAGAACCCCAGGATTGTGTTTAATGTACCTTTCTCTCCCCCGTCACAGAGCTTGCAGGGTGGCCATCCCcaacaagagaagaagaaacccGAAGGCCCTGGAGGAgcccaaaatcaaaaaaaaacctggacCCAAACCCGGCTGGAAAAACAAGTTCAAACCTAAGGGGTACAGAGGCATATTTTAAGTTAGTTAACTTGAGTCCTATATTTCCTTTAATACACAGCATCCATTCAGCATaagttaaatgtaatatttaaatgtgttgtttatCTCAGTGGGAAGCATCTTATAGAAGAACTTTATTAATCTTTTAATGGGGAGATGTAATTCTTACTGTTGTCGTAACATTACACACagccccaaaaaacacacatgcacacacaaacatgaattAAAGATATAATATGAATATAAAGAATTTCcacattaaaatgtctgaaacgACTAGActtatattatacattatgatGAGTTACATTATCCCCAATGAGAATTTATTTTtgagaaaatcattttaatcagGTCACAGTTGCCTGTTGAACTATGATTATATGTTAACTATTATAATGTGGTTTAGTATACATGTGCATTAACAAACTAttattgcctttttattttcagagaGGAGCTGCCCAACATCTACAAGTGTCTGTATCAGGGCTGCACAGCCGTCTATAGAGCTCCTGATGGTTTGAaggtcagaattcccaaactgacgttttatttttatttattttagtgcatagttttttgatattaataaatgtccgttacattcaagccattaccAGATGAGATGCTCCAAAGCTAGAtaagactctcagctccacacCCCTCTCTCTGGATCTCTGACTATGTTCAGGAGATCgtgactttcccgcgcagaaacttaagtgaagataatgacctcttctggagagtcatgttttttaatcctctgtgtcctccttggctactagcaactgtgcacgatcacggaaggctgtATCGTGTGGATGTGCCAacagtgttgtcattttttagaATTAGCTCTGAGGGAGAcaaaaactatgcactatagctttaaaaaatatatattttgtaattgAATCGATGGTGTATTTTTAAGGATGCTTCAGTAGTTAGTTTTAGGTGTCCAGCCTATAGCAAGATAATGTCACTACAAAAAATTGATATCCCGTATGGtatatagaaaaaaatgtgtattactgtttttttggtCATATAGGAATCACCTCTAATCTACCTTTGGACACGTGGAAGAGAACAAgaacaatattgtttttcatccGCACATGATAGTTGTTGTTCTCCATACTGCTCCAGATTCTGTGTGAAGTTCAAGAATCTTTTCTCTCTTAtcaagaagtttttttttattttttagaagcACATCAAGGAGCATCATGAGGAGGTGAGAGCGCGACCCTGCCCTCATCCTGGCTGCAACAAGGTGTTCATGATCGACCGCTACCTGCAGCGGCACGTCAAGCTTATCCACACAGGTGAGGTCAACAAAAAGATTAGGATTTGTTTGTGGACCGCATAGATGTGCTGGGCCTGTATCATAAGGCACATTCGGCTTAGTAGGGCTCTTTATGGGTTACTCAGCTTCAATAAGCATGTTGTTGGTGATCCTTGATAACTGCTATAAAGATCTCAGGGTAGGTGCTCGAGGGAGGCAGAGTggtgtattttatgtttgttgGAGCAGGTATTGGCTTTCATGAAAAgccatttgttttgctgttatggTTGAATGATTTTGAGTCATAAGAAGCCTACACTTTGTCTTTAATCAGAATAGATGTTGTGATGCCATGTTGAACCAACTGTACAATCAGTTCAATCAAAAAGGCATTTGTCTTAGGTGTTAATGTGTACTTTGGCTCGTACTTGAGACTGCCATCTGTATGTTTCCAGAGGAGAGGAACTACATTTGTGACCAGTGTGGCCAAACTTTCAAACAGAGGAAACACCTTTCAGTTCACCAGATGAGACATTCAGGGGCCAAGCCACTACAGTAAGTACTGTTGGTGTgatttaaaaggtcccatattgtagaAAGTGAGAtttctatgtctttttttaataaatcaggtggaggtggggggggggagcgtTTCAGacaatacaggtatattcagactgACAGTATGAGAAAGATAATGGGTTTTTATAACATCAAactatgtaaacatgttctagttgGAACCCAAACATACAggtatgaacctaaaaatattgaattaaaaGTCGGAAGCaaaagacaggagagagaggctatacattttaaagtttttcttttttccagatGTGAGGTGTGTGGCTTTCAGTGTCGCCAGCGAGCGTCACTCAAATACCACATGACCAAACACAAGGCGGAGGCTGACCTGGAGTTTGCGTGCCTGATGTGCAGGAAGCGGTTTGAGAAGGCCCACAacctgaacgtacacatgtccATGGTCCACCCGCTGATTCAGGCCGAGGTTCAGAAAggcagccagcagcagcagcagcagccaccagaGTACTCGGACCCGCACGCCATCACTCTGACCAGGGAGGTGGTTCAGCAAGACCAGGACAGATGACGACAGGGAGTCCCGGTCCACGTCGGCTGCACGGGTTCTTAAACTGGGAGTTTTCCAGTTTCTGACAACCTGTACtacagtttacatttttttctaatttaggTCATGGACTGGGGTAGGAACTTGCTATATGGCAATACAGATGTTGATCTCAGTTCTCTACCAATATATTTAGCCCAGCTTTTGCATCATAACAACAAAGTCAAACTATTGTCTTCATTATAAAGTTTCATTTTAGTAGATATTGACCAACCTGCTCATAATTACTATCTCTAAACTAGCTCTTTACGGTTTAAGTATCACTTTTCATTCCAAACTTAATCTTTCTTTTCATTGTCAGGTCTCGGCCAGTTATACCACAAGTTCAGGTTCCAGCTTGTTTCTGGGAAGCAGCTGAGGGCAAGCTCCTTCACATGTATCATTGACAAATCTCTGGAGTGAAGGGATCTTAGGATCTAAGTTTCTGGGTCACTTGTGGGGCGTTTAGTTCCCACACAGAGTATGAATTGAACAAGGACTTGATGAAAATAACCACTGGTACACTAGCAGTTGGTGTATCGCTTTACAGTGCAGCCAAATAAAGTAACAATACAGTTTTATTTGATAGCTGAAGTACACAGTAGCAGCCACAAATTCACAACTGCATAACCTATATGCATTAAATTGTAAGTCCTATAATTCAATATTCTTGTTAATATATGTGAAGCACTTGTTTGTGCGGTTACTGCCTCACAGAGCAGATAGTTACGCAGAATGATTTCCAAGAACATTCAGTTCAATTCTATTAggtcactgtttttttattaagttattaCAGAGCTAAGTACTTTTAAGAGTGTAAATCTGTATTGTAAAAAGGGCTTCAGATGAACATGTGTATAATAAAGTATTGTGTGCATTATGtataaaaagacaacattttggTAAAACTGGTAAGATCTAAACCATGTTTAATAAATATGACAAGAGGAACGTGTTTCTGTTAGATTACATTAATAGTCGGTTACCATTACTGGGAACGAGACTCCTCTAAAGCTCGAGGGAACAGAGAACATTTTTGTAGTCAAGTACGGTTCACTTTAGGCAGTTTCTCTGTCTGAACGTCAGTCCGCG
This genomic stretch from Etheostoma spectabile isolate EspeVRDwgs_2016 chromosome 8, UIUC_Espe_1.0, whole genome shotgun sequence harbors:
- the LOC116693401 gene encoding zinc finger protein 276-like isoform X1; translated protein: MKKKSRRPRALETSGQGSRTRTPVSVSEEKSPPGRRPRKTVPVTTDAFYHETPAKDKTADLDCGVTAAGDTQKPPESKSRSSETASVCQSSAMTDVFVLPAGRLAAAVCRLCHGKFSPRSLRHAFNKWPQDSTDIVDNESDSAAQSPLLFHTDFQRLVGVQLDRDPRLSEFICKKCHSKFYKCHSILIRFLQRVNIPPVGKENLKSWKKCPDASVNHGSTPLQSFTSDRKCLHSLVSWAHHHGEACRSCPNLKDVLEGQCWGSVKAVWGCVDGHRYVMDSQCTTATNPGYLLNFSGGALGSGNGDGMMSEEEDEEEEEQPSRNGRTPAGSIGSLAPHSPSAVPVQTPSSALADWTSNTEDLTGHEVALSPAQAQLEDRAADSDLSDRVISEDDFEESKKGLSDDDLFEPYSDKRACRVAIPNKRRRNPKALEEPKIKKKPGPKPGWKNKFKPKGEELPNIYKCLYQGCTAVYRAPDGLKKHIKEHHEEVRARPCPHPGCNKVFMIDRYLQRHVKLIHTEERNYICDQCGQTFKQRKHLSVHQMRHSGAKPLQCEVCGFQCRQRASLKYHMTKHKAEADLEFACLMCRKRFEKAHNLNVHMSMVHPLIQAEVQKGSQQQQQQPPEYSDPHAITLTREVVQQDQDR
- the LOC116693401 gene encoding zinc finger protein 276-like isoform X2, whose amino-acid sequence is MKKKSRRPRALETSGQGSRTRTPVSVSEEKSPPGRRPRKTVPVTTDAFYHETPAKDKTADLDCGVTAAGDTQKPPESKSRSSAGRLAAAVCRLCHGKFSPRSLRHAFNKWPQDSTDIVDNESDSAAQSPLLFHTDFQRLVGVQLDRDPRLSEFICKKCHSKFYKCHSILIRFLQRVNIPPVGKENLKSWKKCPDASVNHGSTPLQSFTSDRKCLHSLVSWAHHHGEACRSCPNLKDVLEGQCWGSVKAVWGCVDGHRYVMDSQCTTATNPGYLLNFSGGALGSGNGDGMMSEEEDEEEEEQPSRNGRTPAGSIGSLAPHSPSAVPVQTPSSALADWTSNTEDLTGHEVALSPAQAQLEDRAADSDLSDRVISEDDFEESKKGLSDDDLFEPYSDKRACRVAIPNKRRRNPKALEEPKIKKKPGPKPGWKNKFKPKGEELPNIYKCLYQGCTAVYRAPDGLKKHIKEHHEEVRARPCPHPGCNKVFMIDRYLQRHVKLIHTEERNYICDQCGQTFKQRKHLSVHQMRHSGAKPLQCEVCGFQCRQRASLKYHMTKHKAEADLEFACLMCRKRFEKAHNLNVHMSMVHPLIQAEVQKGSQQQQQQPPEYSDPHAITLTREVVQQDQDR